From Streptomyces sp. Edi4, one genomic window encodes:
- the holA gene encoding DNA polymerase III subunit delta, producing MATRKNSTDDPLAPVTLAVGQEDLLLDRAVQQVVAAARAADSDTDVRDLTSDQVQPGTLAELTSPSLFAERKVVVVRNAQDLSADTVKDVKAYLDAPAEEITLVLLHAGGAKGKGLLDAARKAGAREVACPKTTKPAERLTFVRQEFRALGRSATPEACQALVDSIGSDLRELASAVSQLCADVEGTIDEAVVGRYYTGRAEASSFTVADRAVEGRAAEALEALRWSLSTGVAPVLITSALAQGVRAIGKLSSARGGRPADLARELGMPPWKIDRVRQQMRGWTPEGVSLALRAVAEADAGVKGGGDDPEYALEKAVVAVARAARPLAGPGLR from the coding sequence ATGGCCACCAGGAAGAATTCCACCGACGATCCACTCGCCCCCGTCACGCTGGCCGTGGGCCAGGAGGACCTGCTGCTCGACCGCGCCGTGCAGCAGGTGGTGGCGGCCGCCCGGGCCGCCGACTCCGACACCGATGTGCGTGACCTGACCTCCGACCAGGTGCAGCCCGGCACGCTCGCCGAGCTGACCAGCCCTTCGCTCTTCGCCGAGCGCAAGGTCGTGGTCGTACGCAACGCGCAGGACCTGTCGGCGGACACGGTCAAGGACGTGAAGGCGTACCTCGACGCGCCCGCCGAGGAGATCACGCTGGTGCTGCTGCACGCCGGCGGCGCCAAGGGCAAGGGGTTGCTGGACGCGGCGCGCAAAGCGGGGGCGCGGGAAGTGGCGTGCCCCAAGACCACGAAGCCGGCCGAGCGGCTGACGTTCGTACGGCAGGAGTTCCGGGCGCTGGGGCGTTCGGCCACGCCGGAGGCGTGTCAGGCGCTGGTCGACTCCATCGGAAGCGATCTGCGCGAGCTGGCGTCCGCGGTGTCCCAGCTCTGCGCGGACGTGGAGGGGACGATCGACGAGGCGGTCGTCGGGCGCTACTACACGGGGCGGGCCGAGGCGTCCAGCTTCACCGTCGCCGACCGTGCGGTGGAAGGGCGGGCCGCGGAGGCGCTGGAGGCGCTGCGGTGGTCGCTGTCGACCGGGGTCGCGCCGGTGCTGATCACCAGTGCGCTCGCGCAGGGGGTGCGGGCGATCGGGAAGCTGTCCTCCGCGCGGGGGGGCCGGCCGGCCGATCTGGCGCGGGAGTTGGGGATGCCGCCTTGGAAGATCGACCGGGTGCGGCAGCAGATGCGGGGGTGGACGCCGGAGGGGGTGTCTTTGGCCCTGCGGGCCGTGGCTGAGGCGGATGCGGGGGTCAAGGGCGGGGGGGATGATCCTGAGTACGCTCTGGAGAAGGCCGTGGTTGCGGTTGCGCGGGCTGCCAGGCCTCTCGCCGGCCCGGGTTTGCGGTAG
- a CDS encoding ABC transporter ATP-binding protein yields the protein MAAQHGPPAVVFTGVVKEYGGVRAVDGIDLTIGRGETVALLGPNGAGKSTTINMLLGLFPPDRGTIEVFGKKPELAMRAGHLGAMLQEGKMIPRVSVRELVDFVRQTYRKPLPLQEILELAELTKIAGRNVDRLSGGQAQRVRFALALAGDPDLVVLDEPTAALDVESRRELWDAMRRYAERGNTVLFSTHYLEEADDSADRVVVIASGRVVADGTTSGIKSMIEGRTVSFVPRGGHDGFDLLPGVSSVEYRGGRVHLRTSDSDSTVHALSRADAFTDLEISGVGLEEAFIALTHQSRHAPAPEGRTT from the coding sequence ATGGCAGCACAGCACGGCCCGCCCGCGGTCGTCTTCACGGGTGTCGTCAAGGAGTACGGCGGTGTCCGCGCCGTCGACGGGATCGATCTGACGATCGGCCGCGGCGAGACGGTCGCCCTGCTCGGCCCCAACGGCGCCGGCAAGTCCACCACCATCAACATGCTCCTCGGACTCTTCCCACCGGACCGGGGAACCATCGAGGTCTTCGGCAAGAAGCCCGAACTCGCCATGCGCGCCGGGCACTTGGGGGCCATGCTCCAGGAGGGGAAGATGATTCCCCGGGTGTCGGTGCGCGAGCTGGTCGACTTCGTACGCCAGACCTACCGCAAGCCGCTGCCGCTCCAGGAAATCCTGGAGCTCGCCGAACTCACCAAGATCGCGGGCCGCAACGTGGACCGGCTCTCCGGCGGCCAGGCCCAGCGGGTGCGGTTCGCGCTCGCCCTGGCCGGCGACCCGGACCTGGTGGTCCTCGACGAGCCGACCGCCGCCCTGGACGTCGAGTCCCGGCGCGAACTGTGGGACGCGATGCGACGGTATGCCGAGCGCGGCAACACCGTCCTGTTCTCGACGCACTACCTCGAAGAGGCCGACGACAGCGCCGACCGCGTCGTCGTCATCGCGTCGGGCCGGGTCGTCGCCGACGGCACCACCTCGGGGATCAAGTCCATGATCGAGGGGCGCACGGTCAGCTTCGTGCCGCGCGGCGGCCACGACGGCTTCGACCTGCTGCCGGGCGTCTCCTCCGTGGAGTACCGCGGCGGACGCGTCCACCTGCGTACCAGCGACTCCGACTCGACGGTGCACGCCCTGTCGCGCGCCGACGCCTTCACCGACCTGGAGATCTCGGGCGTGGGCCTGGAGGAAGCCTTCATCGCGCTCACCCACCAGTCCCGCCACGCGCCCGCTCCGGAAGGACGGACCACCTGA
- a CDS encoding ABC transporter permease, translated as MLGYIRLEILRLVRNGGYLMMSLVMPVGLYVTLAGGGPDQESLVRAMVGAAAFGALGVVITNGTGIAEDRALGWLRQLRLTPLSPVQVVIARGAVATCLGILPIVVIGLIGKFYRGVDLSPGTWLEIFLLLWVGIAPLAMLGIGIGYLFKAQLAQIAGTVSYLTLTLLGGLMMPTDTLPGWLQPLSKQTPVYRYAQLSWDAAANTAPSGTGLGVLALWTALLAAFAAFAYRRGGRHA; from the coding sequence ATGCTCGGTTACATCCGCCTCGAAATCCTGCGGCTCGTCCGCAACGGCGGCTACCTCATGATGAGCCTCGTCATGCCGGTCGGCCTGTACGTCACCCTCGCGGGCGGCGGCCCCGACCAGGAGTCGCTGGTGCGGGCGATGGTGGGCGCGGCGGCGTTCGGCGCGCTCGGCGTGGTCATCACCAACGGCACCGGCATCGCGGAGGACCGGGCGCTCGGCTGGCTGCGTCAGCTGCGCCTCACCCCGCTGTCCCCGGTACAGGTCGTCATCGCGCGCGGTGCCGTCGCCACGTGCCTGGGCATCCTGCCGATCGTGGTCATCGGCCTGATCGGCAAGTTCTACCGGGGCGTTGACCTCTCGCCCGGCACCTGGCTGGAGATCTTCCTGCTGCTCTGGGTCGGCATCGCCCCGCTCGCGATGCTCGGCATCGGCATCGGCTACCTCTTCAAGGCGCAGCTCGCCCAGATCGCGGGCACCGTCTCGTATCTGACGCTCACGCTGCTCGGCGGCTTGATGATGCCGACCGACACGCTGCCCGGCTGGCTGCAACCGCTGTCGAAGCAGACACCGGTCTACCGCTACGCCCAGCTCTCCTGGGACGCGGCCGCCAACACGGCGCCGAGCGGCACCGGTCTCGGCGTGCTCGCCCTGTGGACGGCGCTGCTCGCGGCGTTCGCCGCGTTCGCCTACCGCAGAGGCGGCCGCCACGCCTGA
- a CDS encoding histidine kinase — MTAERLGHPEGISADIGSVVLPPRKAIAVTVVALLGFFVTDAVYLWAENPPWWQRAAALACFVAIMGLQLIHSFPHFLPGLQRHRYATWGLQAVLAYAPLPLFGFAWSGMAEFLTASSVLVLPAVLGWPLFGVGVLTCWGLYSGRGTTTVAYNVIEGALIPLVVIGLSRMSDMIIKLHRSREELSRLAVAGERLRFARDVHDVLGLSLSAISLKCELAYRLLGEAPARAVEELGEVLCASRGALAEVRSVSRGYREMSLSGEADAAVSMLSAAGIRTTVSIETGALPAAVDTVLAAALREGLTNLLRHSNAERCEIRAELRAGSALLTLVNDGVGRTRPPKDAPDGGLAALGCRIGQLGGSLGHGSLGHGSDGRGWFRLEAAVPLPHRPREDRDTDPGAGPRADGAARPPARARGHRDLVPRAATAMTLTVLTGYFLAYAVVAASYDPPPGHTAATGLCLSATFLLQLAISFQWRSAQLSRHGRPLRLATLAGLLLLQCLPWFFLGPDYLGMPGFVAGSALLVLPPAAAWPALAAMTVAGGVSVQLSGGSFQDVTYESAYTVICALVVYGLSRMAQLACDLHRSRAEIARLAVTTERLRFARDLHDLLGFGLSAITLKCELVRRLAVSRPDMAREELREVLSIARGALADVRTVAEGRQRLSLRAEVESAVAVLEGAGIRALVDMGGGELLGDVDVETVLATVVREGLTNVLRHSRAARCEIRVRRTGAVGVRLTVVNDGVGACGVVGPGSGSGGGSGIANLTTRVSAVNGRLVARERADGWFELTVEVDLLDAGA, encoded by the coding sequence TTGACAGCGGAACGGCTCGGCCATCCGGAAGGAATATCCGCCGACATCGGCAGCGTCGTCCTTCCGCCGCGCAAGGCCATAGCCGTGACCGTGGTCGCGCTGCTCGGATTCTTCGTGACCGACGCCGTCTATCTCTGGGCCGAGAATCCGCCCTGGTGGCAGCGCGCCGCCGCCCTGGCCTGCTTCGTGGCGATCATGGGCCTGCAACTCATCCACTCCTTTCCGCACTTCCTGCCGGGCCTCCAACGCCACCGGTACGCGACCTGGGGCCTCCAGGCCGTCCTCGCCTACGCCCCCCTCCCCCTGTTCGGCTTCGCCTGGAGCGGGATGGCCGAATTCCTCACCGCCTCCTCGGTCCTGGTCCTCCCCGCCGTGCTCGGATGGCCGCTCTTCGGCGTCGGCGTGCTCACCTGCTGGGGCCTGTACAGCGGACGCGGCACCACCACCGTCGCGTACAACGTCATCGAAGGCGCCCTCATCCCCCTCGTCGTCATCGGGCTCTCCCGGATGTCCGACATGATCATCAAGCTGCACCGCTCGCGCGAGGAACTGTCGCGGCTCGCGGTGGCGGGGGAGCGGCTGCGTTTCGCGCGTGACGTGCACGATGTGCTCGGTCTCAGTCTGTCGGCGATCTCTCTCAAGTGTGAGCTGGCGTATCGGTTGCTCGGGGAGGCGCCGGCGAGGGCTGTTGAGGAGTTGGGCGAGGTGCTGTGTGCGTCGCGCGGGGCGCTGGCGGAGGTGCGTTCGGTCAGTCGTGGTTATCGGGAGATGTCGTTGTCGGGCGAGGCGGACGCGGCGGTCTCGATGCTGTCCGCCGCCGGCATCCGTACGACTGTGAGCATCGAGACCGGCGCTTTGCCGGCTGCCGTGGACACCGTCCTCGCGGCCGCCCTGCGCGAGGGCCTGACGAACCTGCTGCGCCACAGCAACGCCGAACGGTGCGAGATACGGGCCGAACTCCGCGCCGGATCAGCCCTGTTGACACTGGTCAACGACGGCGTCGGCCGCACCCGGCCCCCCAAGGACGCACCGGACGGCGGCCTCGCCGCCCTCGGCTGCCGGATCGGACAGCTCGGCGGCAGCCTCGGGCACGGCAGCCTCGGGCACGGCAGCGACGGCCGGGGCTGGTTCCGCCTCGAAGCGGCCGTACCCCTGCCCCACCGGCCACGGGAGGACCGGGACACGGATCCCGGGGCCGGGCCGCGCGCGGACGGCGCCGCCCGGCCGCCCGCACGCGCCCGGGGCCACCGCGACCTGGTGCCCCGGGCCGCCACGGCGATGACGCTCACCGTCCTGACCGGCTACTTCCTCGCGTACGCCGTGGTCGCCGCCTCCTACGATCCGCCGCCCGGCCACACGGCCGCCACCGGACTCTGCCTGAGCGCCACCTTCCTCCTCCAGCTCGCGATCTCCTTCCAGTGGCGCTCGGCCCAGCTGTCCCGCCACGGCCGCCCGTTGCGCCTGGCCACCCTCGCCGGACTGCTGCTGCTCCAGTGCCTGCCCTGGTTCTTCCTCGGCCCGGACTACCTCGGCATGCCGGGCTTCGTCGCGGGCTCGGCACTTCTCGTCCTGCCGCCCGCCGCCGCGTGGCCGGCCCTCGCGGCGATGACCGTCGCCGGTGGCGTCTCGGTCCAGCTGTCCGGGGGCTCGTTCCAGGACGTCACGTACGAATCGGCGTACACCGTCATCTGCGCGCTGGTGGTGTACGGGCTGTCCCGGATGGCCCAGCTGGCCTGTGACCTCCACCGGTCGCGGGCCGAGATCGCGCGGCTCGCGGTGACGACGGAGCGGTTGCGGTTCGCGCGTGACCTGCATGATCTGTTGGGTTTCGGTCTGTCGGCGATCACGTTGAAGTGTGAGCTGGTACGGCGTTTGGCGGTGAGCCGGCCTGACATGGCGCGGGAGGAGCTGAGGGAGGTGCTGTCCATAGCTCGGGGGGCGTTGGCGGATGTGCGGACGGTCGCTGAGGGGCGGCAGCGGTTGAGCCTGCGTGCGGAGGTGGAGAGCGCGGTCGCGGTGTTGGAGGGGGCGGGGATTCGGGCGTTGGTGGACATGGGTGGTGGGGAGTTGCTGGGGGATGTCGATGTGGAGACCGTTCTTGCCACGGTGGTGCGGGAGGGGTTGACGAATGTGTTGCGGCACAGCCGGGCCGCCCGCTGTGAGATACGAGTTCGGCGGACGGGGGCGGTTGGGGTGCGGCTCACCGTCGTCAATGACGGGGTGGGCGCGTGCGGGGTGGTGGGGCCGGGATCGGGGAGTGGCGGGGGCAGCGGGATCGCTAATCTGACGACGCGGGTGAGCGCGGTGAACGGCCGGCTCGTGGCGCGGGAGCGGGCGGACGGCTGGTTCGAGCTGACGGTGGAAGTCGACCTGCTCGACGCGGGGGCGTGA